The following are encoded in a window of Phaseolus vulgaris cultivar G19833 chromosome 3, P. vulgaris v2.0, whole genome shotgun sequence genomic DNA:
- the LOC137807130 gene encoding conserved oligomeric Golgi complex subunit 3: MGSRGPPQSLPNSAAISKGYNFASTWEQNAPLTEQQQTAIVSLSHAVSERPLPLKLAQENASVQHNALSVKTKDSSFDDSGAIETVMVNTNQFYKWFADLESAMKSETEEKYQHYVNTLTDRIHTCDEILQQVDDTLDLFNELQLQHQAVATKTKTLHDACDRLLQEKQRLIDFADALRSKLNYFDELENAATNFYSPNMNVGSENFLPLLKRLDECISYVESNPQYAESSVYLLKFRQLQSRALGMMRSHVLAVLKGASSQVQEAIRGSGDGKTSISEGVEASVIYVRFKAAASELKPLLEEIESRSSRKEYGQILAECHRLYCEQRLSLIRGIVQRRISEFAKKESLPSLTRSGCAYLIQVCQLEHQLFDHFFPASSKDISSLAPLMDPLSTYLYDTLRPKLVHETNIDFLCELVDILKMEVLGEQHSRRSESLAGLRPTFERILADVHERLTFRARTHIRDEIANYIPTNEDLDYPEKLKISVESTSEINPADDNPDVSKTWYPPLEKTLSCLSKLYRCLESEVFTGLAQEAVEVCSTSIQKASKLIAKRSSQMDGQLFLIKHLLILREQIAPFNIEFSVTQKELDFSHLLEHLRRLLRGQASLFDWSRSTSLARTLSPRILENQIDTKKELEKSLKATCEEFIMSVTKLVVDPLLSFVTKVTAVKVALSSGGQNQKLESGMAKPLKDQAFATSDKVAELVQKVRAAILEQLPVVIAKMKLYLQNSSTRTILFKPIKTNIVEAHIQFQSLLQSEYSSDEIQTINLKSVQDLQDELDNLL; encoded by the exons ATGGGAAGCAGAGGTCCACCTCAATCACTTCCGAATTCCGCTGCCATTTCCAAGGGTTACAACTTCGCTTCCACTTGGGAACAG AATGCTCCTTTGACAGAGCAACAGCAAACCGCGATTGTGTCTCTCTCTCACGCGGTTTCTGAGCGTCCGTTGCCTCTCAAGTTG GCTCAAGAGAATGCGTCAGTGCAACACAATGCGTTGTCCGTTAAAACGAAGGATAGTTCCTTCGATGACTCGGGTGCTATTGAGACTGTTATGGTCAATACCAATCAG TTCTACAAATGGTTTGCGGATCTTGAATCGGCGATGAAATCAGAG ACAGAAGAGAAATATCAGCATTACGTGAACACTCTGACAGACCGCATACATACATGTGATGAAATTCTCCAACAG GTTGACGACACCCTGGACTTATTCAACGAGCTACAGTTGCAGCATCAAGCTGTAGCTACAAAGACTAAAACGCTTCATGATGCATGCGACAGACTG CTACAAGAGAAGCAAAGACTAATTGATTTTGCAGATGCACTTCGTAGTAAACTCAATTACTTTGATGAACTGGAGAAT GCTGCTACCAATTTTTATTCTCCAAACATGAACGTTGGAAGTGAAAACTTTCTCCCACTCCTCAAACGACTTGATGAATGCATATC gtATGTTGAAAGCAATCCACAGTATGCAGAATCTAGTGTTTACTTGCTTAAATTTCGGCAACTCCAG TCTCGAGCACTAGGCATGATGCGTTCTCATGTACTTGCTGTTCTCAAAGGTGCCTCTTCTCAG GTCCAGGAAGCAATCCGTGGAAGTGGGGATGGCAAAACATCTATCTCTGAGGGAGTAGAGGCATCTGTTATATATGTTCGGTTCAAGGCAGCAGCAAGTGAG CTTAAGCCACTACTTGAAGAGATTGAAAGCAGGTCTTCAAGGAAAGAGTATGGTCAAATCCTTGCTGAATGTCACAGACTATACTGTGAGCAACGCCTCTCTTTG ATAAGAGGTATAGTTCAGCGGCGaatatctgagtttgccaagaAGGAGTCCTTGCCATCGTTGACTAGATCCGGATGTGCTTATCTCATACAG GTCTGTCAACTTGAACACCAACTTTTTGATCATTTTTTTCCAGCTTCTTCAAAGGATATTTCAAGTTTAGCTCCATTAATGGATCCTCT GTCAACTTATTTGTATGATACACTGCGTCCTAAACTTGTTCACGAAACAAATATTGATTTTCTTTGTGAACTTGTTGATATACTTAAAATGGAAGTCCTGGGTGAACAGCATAGTAGGAGGAGTGAATCACTAGCTGGTCTTCGTCCTACATTTGAGAGAATTTTAGCAGATGTCCATGAGCGGTTGACATTCCGTGCCCGGACTCATATAAGGGATGAG ATAGCGAATTACATCCCAACTAATGAAGACTTGGACTACCCTGAAAAGCTGAAGATATCTGTAGAAAGTACTTCTGAGATCAATCCT GCTGATGACAACCCAGATGTATCGAAAACATGGTATCCACCGCTGGAGAAAACTCTGTCATGTCTTTCAAAGTTGTATCGTTGTTTAGAGTCTGAAGTTTTCACAGGTTTAGCACAG GAAGCAGTGGAAGTTTGCTCAACATCGATTCAG AAAGCAAGCAAATTAATTGCAAAAAGATCATCACAAATGGATGGACAGCTCTTCCTTATAAAAcatcttttaattttaagagAGCAG ATTGCACCCTTCAATATTGAATTTTCAGTCACACAAAAGGAGCTTGATTTCTCTCATTTGCTG GAGCATCTACGAAGACTTCTAAGAGGTCAAGCCTCACTATTTGATTGGTCAAGATCAACTTCATTGGCAAGGACATTGTCCCCAAGAATTTTGGAAAATCAAATTGACACCAAGAAG GAGCTGGAAAAGAGCCTCAAAGCCACATGTGAGGAGTTCATCATGTCCGTTACTAAGCTTGTAGTGGACCCTTTGCTTTCATTCGTTACAAAG GTCACGGCAGTCAAAGTTGCATTATCTTCAGGTGGTCAGAATCAAAAGCTAGAGTCAGGTATGGCCAAACCTCTGAAGGATCAAGCCTTCGCTACTTCGGATAAGGTGGCTGAACTTGTTCAGAAG GTCAGGGCTGCTATTTTGGAGCAACTGCCGGTGGTGATAGCAAAAATGAAGCTTTATTTACAGAATTCATCAACAAGAACTATACTTTTCAAACCAATAAA GACAAATATTGTGGAAGCCCATATCCAATTTCAATCCCTGCTACAATCAGAATACTCGAGTGACGAGATCCAGACTATTAATCTGAAATCCGTACAGGATCTGCAAGATGAGCTTGATAATCTTCTCTAA